One Gordonia zhaorongruii DNA segment encodes these proteins:
- a CDS encoding ABC transporter permease: protein MTASTASAEAKVGRAGVVQLLAQPLVVAVLAGGVLIWAFTRDLTDTQKATINTSYIGQLTGEHLMLTIAITAIVLFIAVPVAVLVTRSRFRWLAPIFIGVANIGQAAPAIGLLVLFFLWTATTGFWIGVLPVAFYSLLPVLRNSILGLNEVDAATKDAAKGQGMSEGKVLRQVELPLAVPFILAGLRTSLVLAVGTATLCFLVDAGGLGILIDTGYKLRDNVTLITGAILAVCLALIVDWFGALAERYLGPKGLR, encoded by the coding sequence ATGACCGCCTCGACCGCATCCGCCGAAGCCAAGGTCGGCCGCGCCGGCGTGGTCCAGCTGCTCGCCCAGCCCCTCGTCGTGGCGGTACTGGCCGGTGGTGTGCTGATCTGGGCGTTCACTCGTGATCTCACGGACACGCAGAAGGCGACGATCAACACCTCGTACATCGGGCAGCTGACCGGCGAGCACCTGATGCTGACGATCGCGATCACGGCCATCGTGCTGTTCATCGCCGTACCGGTGGCGGTTCTCGTCACGCGCAGCCGGTTCCGGTGGTTGGCACCGATCTTCATCGGTGTCGCGAACATCGGCCAGGCGGCGCCGGCGATCGGCCTGCTCGTTCTGTTCTTCCTGTGGACGGCGACCACCGGGTTCTGGATCGGAGTGCTTCCAGTCGCGTTCTATTCGCTCCTGCCAGTGCTGCGCAACAGCATCCTCGGGCTCAACGAGGTCGATGCGGCGACCAAGGATGCGGCGAAAGGGCAGGGGATGTCCGAAGGCAAGGTCCTGCGGCAGGTCGAGCTGCCGTTGGCCGTTCCATTCATCCTCGCAGGCCTGCGGACCTCCCTCGTGCTGGCAGTCGGCACCGCCACGCTCTGCTTTCTGGTTGACGCGGGTGGCCTCGGCATCCTGATCGACACCGGGTACAAGTTGCGCGACAACGTCACGCTGATCACCGGCGCCATTCTGGCGGTGTGTCTGGCGCTGATCGTGGATTGGTTCGGGGCCTTGGCC